AAAGTACATTTGGACGGACAGCGCCGGTGCGGAGATAGCCCCATCGACGTCGATTGTCGGCGATGAGTCGTACTATTTCAACGTAGCGATAAAAGACAACGGCGAATACGACTGGGAGACGGCAGAAGACGGTAAAAAAGTCATCGACCCCCTCGCTATGGCGGTCAAGAAAAGCGACGAGAATCTCCGCGGGTCCTCTGGCGGCGGTTGCGACGCCGGCTTTGGTGTATTTGCGTTGACGGCTTTCGGTGTGGCGCTTCTCTCGCGCAAACAAACAAGGCTAGCAGACAAGGTTAAAGCTCAAATAGTCAAATAGCGTCTTTAACGACAACCGGTCCGCGTAAGCGGACCGGTTGTATCGTGTGCTACGGACATCTTAACATACTTCCTTGAACTCAGGGAACGTTATCAGTGAAGGATGGACAAATGCGACCTTTCATCCGGCAAAAAGCAAAGATGCATCAGGCGATAACGGTAGTTCCTATTCCACTGCCGATCCCGTCAGGCAAATCTTTTGAGGGTGGGAGCGTCGTTGTTGATGTCTGGGCCGAAGAACTTTATTATAAAAAGATCCTCCGTCCCTGTGTTCACCACGTCAACCCCAGTGCGCGCCCGTATCGCCGTGACCATTATCTCGTCAAGCGCGTGGTCGCCGCCTTTGACCGGTAGACCACCGAATGTTCCCTCGCCGTTCCATACGAGTATGTTGTAAGCACCCCTATCAACGCTTCTTTTTGAAGCTCCCGGATGTACTATCAGTTTCGTGCCGCTGTATTTGCGGGTGTTGTAGAATATCCACCATTCCTCGCAGCCTGCCGTGTGTCCGTCTTCCAGTATGACGGGCGGCGTGTGGTGGTTTTCGTAGAAATACGGGTCGCCGTTCGCTTCCCAGTCGAGCTGTTCAACAGCCGCCATCATACCGCGTTCCTCCAGTTCATCCGGAGGAATATCGCGCGTCAGAACGCTCTTGTCGAGCAGCGTGTGCGCTAGTTTGCCCTGGAACATGCTAGACACGTCGGAATCCTCCTGAAGCTCAATCGTGAGCGCGCTGCCCGGCGCGTGCAGTATGCCAGGAGGTAGGTGGAATCCGTCATCCGGCATATTGATATAGGCGCGCGACAACGCTAGCAGTCTGTCGGTATTCTCCCAGTCCTCCAGGTATTTGGCTATCATGTCCTTGCGGTTCTGGCGGACGATAAAAGGATGTAAGCCGAAGAAGGTTTCGGGGTGTGGGCCGAGGGGAACGCCTGGGGGAAAGTAGTACGACTCTTCCTTTGATTTTTTGCCTATCTTGTCGGTGTCCTGTTGACGCTGGTGGATATGAAAAGGCAATCTGTCGGCGTTGTCGAATATCTTGGGCAGACGTCCGAGGCCTTTATGCGCCGAGGCGTAACCCGCGCCCATGATTTCGTCGGGCAGGGCTTCCACGGCTGCTTTGAGGGTGATGTCCGGCCCTCCGTTGACGCGGATGAATGACAACCCCTCGTCCTGAGTGTGTATCGGGTTTTCGGCCTCGGTGGTCGAGCCGATCCATCGTTCGGTGATAAAACCGCGTTCGCCCACGTCATAAGCATCGACCGGAAGACCAAGGCGTTTTCCGGGCGGCAGGAATACCCGTGAAACCCATGCGGGCTCGAGACGCAGCAAACCTCTATTTTCGGCGATCAGTTTCGCGATTGTGTCTTTGATATTCATAGCGCTAGCCTATTTTGAGCATGGCCGCTCAACTCATGAGCGGCCTCCTGCCCGATTTTGTCCTTACAGCTTGTCCTTGCTTAGGACGGTTACGCCGGTATCCACCGGGTCCTTGGAGACGGTCTTGCCCTCCAGGACAGCTACTGCTGCTTTCACGCCTTCATAGCCCATTACGCCGGGGTTCTGGGCCATCGTCGCTATCAGGTAGCCGTTCTTGATAAGCTCGCGGAGAGCGTCGGACTGGTCGAAGCCGACTCCCAGTACCGCATCGCCAGCCTCCTGAATCGCGTTACCTACGCCGGTGGAGGAACCCTCGTTTGCGCCGAAGAGACCAACCACGCCCTGAGTGATGAAATTATCGGCTATTTCCTTACTCTTTACAACATCGCCCTCGCCGTACTGCGTCTCCAGAATGCTGAACTTCGTCCCCTCGAACGCCGCGCGAAAACCCTTTTCGCGGGCGACGGTGCTAGCGGTTGCCGAGTTCACGTTTACGATACCTATTTTGCCCTCGGTCTTGCCCGCGGATTCCAGAGCCTTTATCAGTTCTTTACCCGCCGTATTGCCCGCGGCTTCGTTGTTGGTGGTGAATATGGCTTCTGCTGGGAAATTCGCGGGAGAATCGACGTAGATGATCTTGACGCCAGCCGCTACCGCTTCCTTCAGCGCCTCGGTGACCGCGTCGGGGCCGTTCGCCGCTAGCAGTATCACGTTCGCTCCGCCGGCCACGGCGTTGTTGATCATTTCTATCTGCTTCGCGTCATCCTTGACGTCGGGAGCGGTCCAGCTGTATGTGACGTTGCCCGCTTCCTTCGCCGCTTTATCCGCGCCTTCGTTCACACCGGCCCAGTGACGATCCATCTGATCCATAGTTATGAGGGTCACTTTGTACTGTGCGGCCGCCGCTCCGCTGACCAAAAACCCCAAAACCAACGTCAACGCCAATACGCAACGCAGTGCTTTCATGATATTACCTCCCTTATATTTTTTACCTTTTGCCGTAAAACCGACTAAACTAAACCTCAGCTTTCACTCCTTTCACGCGTTTTGCGTTTGAACCAGGCGATTTTATTTTTCCCCATCCGCGTCCCCTGACGCACGATGATGTCGAGCAACACCGATATAACGACGATCACGCCGACCGCTATGTTTCTGATCGCGACCGGAGCGCCGGCCAAAATCAGGCCATTCTGGAGAACACTCCATATCGACGCCCCTATCACTGTCCCCAACAGTAACCCCTGACCGCCCAGCGTCGAGACACCGCCTATTACGCTTGCGGCGACGGCGTACAGCTCGTACATATTGCCGGCGTCCATGGTACCCACGCCGCCTGTCGCGCAGACTATGAATCCCACGACACAGGAACAGAAAGCGCTGACAAGATAAGCTGCGGTGACCGTGTAGCCGACATTCACCCCAGACATCCTGGCGGCCTCGATGTTGCTGCCGACGGCGTAAATATGCCGGCCGGTTCTGGTGGACGACAGTATGAAATTGAATATGATCCAAAGCACGACGGCTATCCAGACGGTGCTATAGACTCCCCCGTACTCGCCATAGTAGAACAGGTTGCGGAAAGCTCTCGCGGCCTCGCCGATCGAGTCGGTGTTGTGGTTTTTGTTCACGATCTGAGCGATGCCGCGCGCGATCGTCATGGTGCCGAGCGTCGCTATGAACGGCGGAAGCCCGCACCTCGCGACCAGTACCCCGTTGAGAGCGCCGATCAGCAGACACGAAATCAGAGTTATGGCGACGGCTCCCGACGGAGAGACTCCCTTCGTCATGAGAGTGGCCGATATCATGCAACTCATCCCCACCACGGAGCCTATCGAGAGGTCGATGTTGCCCGTTATGAGCACGAACGACTGGGCTATACCGATTATCAATATCGGGGCCATCTGGCGGAGAAGGTTCCTCAGGTTTCGCGCCGAGACGAAGTTCTCGCTCAGCATACTGAAGATGAAGAAAATTATCGCGAGGCCCACCGTCACCGTTATGACCTGGGGCATTCCCCTGATCGTCAGTATTCGGGCGCCAATACCCCTGTTTTCGCCGCTCATACCGCTTCCTCCCCTTCGACTGCAATATGCGCGCCGAGTTTTTTCTCCTCTTTTTTTTCCTCGAAGCGTGTCGCGCACTCCAATATTTTATTTTGTGTGACCTCGTCGCCTGTGAATTCGCCGGTGACACGTCCCTCGCACATCACCAGCACGCGATCAGCGAAGCCCATTATCTCCGGCATTTCGGACGACACGAACATGACTCCAATGCCTTCTTTTTTGAGTTCATTCATCAGGTTATAGATTTCGACCTTCGCGGCCACGTCGATTCCGCGCGTCGGCTCGTCGAAAATCACGACCCTGGAATTTCGCGCCAGCCATTTGCCGACGACGACCTTCTGCTGATTGCCCCCCGAGAGGCTCCCCGCGTTCACCTCGGGGCTCGAAAGTTTTATGGCGAGATTTTTGACCGTCTCGTCCACCATTTTCATCTCTCTGACGCGGCTCACCACGCCGCCGCCCCCGCAAAGCGAGTCGAGGTTCGGCAACACGACATTCTCTCGCACGGAAAGCCTTACGCACAGGCCGTCCTTCTTGCGGTCCTCGGGCGCGAGGACTATGCCCGCGGAAATCGCATCGGAGGGGCGATTTATTGCAACTTTTTCGCCGTCGAGGAATATTTCGCCTCCGTCCCTGGGATCAATTCCGAATATCGCGCGCGTGAGTTCGGTGCGTCCGGCTCCCATAAGGCCCGCGATGCCCACTATTTCGCCCTCGTAAAGCTCCAGCGAGACGTTTTTCACCGCTTTCCCCGCCGAGAGGTTTTTGACTTCGAATATTTTCCTACCACGCAGACGCTCGACGCAGGGAAATTTTTCCTTTATCTCCCGCCCCACCATGTTGGAAATGATCTCGTCCATGGTGATCTCCGAGAATTTTTTCGAGATGATGAAGCGTCCGTCCCGCATTATGGCAACACGATCGGCGACGCGCTTCAGTTCGTCGAGTCTGTGCGATATGTAGACGATGCCACAATGGCCCTCTCTTTTGAGTGAATGGATTATGCTGAAAAGGTCATCGATTTCTTTTGCCGTCAGAGCGCTTGTTGGCTCGTCCATTATCAGTATACGGGCATTGGCCGAAAGTGCCTTGGCTATCTCGACGAGCTGCTGCTTTGAAACGGTAAGGTCGCCGACGATTGTGTCGGAATCCATGTCGATATTGAGACGTTTTAACACTGCCGCCGCCGCCGCGCTCATCTGGCGTTTAGCCAGGACACCTTTTTTGACGGTCTCACGCCCCAAAAAGATATTTTCCGCCACAGTAAGGTGTGAACAGAGATTGAGTTCCTGGTGGATTATCGCGATTCCCATGTTCTTGGCTTCGCGCGGCGTGATATTGCCCACCGAACGACCGTAAATTTTCATCGTTCCGGCGTCGCGCGTGTAGACCCCGCTCAATATTTTGACGAGCGTCGATTTGCCGGCGCCATTTTCGCCGAGAAGCGCTACAACTTCTCCGGCATTGACACCGAACGACACGTCGTCTAGAACTTTTACGCCAAAGAAAGATTTATCGATATGTTCCAGTTCGGCGAGCAGCTTCACCACATCCTCACCTGTTTTTCACCGATACCGTATAGTATACGGCGTCACGGCGAATCTTTCAATGTAAGTGGTAAGTGAATCTTTCAATAACAAATCTTTCAATGTATGTGAATCTTTCAATATAAATCTTTATGAATCTTTGTGAATCTTTGTGAATATTTGTGAAGCTTTCGATATGACGGAGTTTTCATCCCGCTTGCATCCCGTTCTCATCCCTGCGCTTTCAAAAAAAATTCGACCTCTTCAAGCCGCGGCATGGAATTCGCCGCGCCGCGTCGTGTTGCCACAATAGCGGCGCACGCGTTGGAAAAACGCAGAATATCTGCAAGCTGTGGCATGTCCAGTTTGGCCAATCGGGTGTCCGCCAAAGGCATCAGTTTATACATCACTCCGGCCATGAACGCGTCGCCGCATCCAGTTGTCTCGTTCACCTCGACTTTGAAACCGGGAATCGATATTTCCTGTTTATGCCAACGCGCACGCGCTCCCTTCGAGCCTTCCGTGACGATGAGAAGACCGCTTTCGTTAGCGGGTAGTGCATCGAGGCCCTTTGTTGTATCATTCTTCCCTGTGATCCAGGTCAGGTCATCGTCGCTCAATTTCAGAACATCGACCTCGGATATCCATTCCAGAAGGCGCGGCTTGAAGCTGGGTTTATCTTTCAGGTAAAGCGGGCGGATGTTGGGATCCAGTACGGTGACAACGCCGGCAGATTTCATCGTTTTGAAAAGGCGGACGTAGGTCTCGGACGCTGGCGGGTCGCCCAGGGAGACAGAGCCGAAATGATAGAGCGCAACCTCCGCAGGGTCTATTGGCGG
The genomic region above belongs to Synergistaceae bacterium and contains:
- a CDS encoding ABC transporter permease, which codes for MSGENRGIGARILTIRGMPQVITVTVGLAIIFFIFSMLSENFVSARNLRNLLRQMAPILIIGIAQSFVLITGNIDLSIGSVVGMSCMISATLMTKGVSPSGAVAITLISCLLIGALNGVLVARCGLPPFIATLGTMTIARGIAQIVNKNHNTDSIGEAARAFRNLFYYGEYGGVYSTVWIAVVLWIIFNFILSSTRTGRHIYAVGSNIEAARMSGVNVGYTVTAAYLVSAFCSCVVGFIVCATGGVGTMDAGNMYELYAVAASVIGGVSTLGGQGLLLGTVIGASIWSVLQNGLILAGAPVAIRNIAVGVIVVISVLLDIIVRQGTRMGKNKIAWFKRKTRERSES
- a CDS encoding carbohydrate kinase, with protein sequence MKHVLCSGEILYDFLSTTPGAGLAKSKFFERRPGGSPFNTAVGVARLGHKTGFLVKLGTDEFGLELKSLLLNEGLDSRYLLEGKGQNTTLAMAAIDTEGKAQFRFYRDHAADISLTWDELPPIDPAEVALYHFGSVSLGDPPASETYVRLFKTMKSAGVVTVLDPNIRPLYLKDKPSFKPRLLEWISEVDVLKLSDDDLTWITGKNDTTKGLDALPANESGLLIVTEGSKGARARWHKQEISIPGFKVEVNETTGCGDAFMAGVMYKLMPLADTRLAKLDMPQLADILRFSNACAAIVATRRGAANSMPRLEEVEFFLKAQG
- a CDS encoding substrate-binding domain-containing protein — protein: MKALRCVLALTLVLGFLVSGAAAAQYKVTLITMDQMDRHWAGVNEGADKAAKEAGNVTYSWTAPDVKDDAKQIEMINNAVAGGANVILLAANGPDAVTEALKEAVAAGVKIIYVDSPANFPAEAIFTTNNEAAGNTAGKELIKALESAGKTEGKIGIVNVNSATASTVAREKGFRAAFEGTKFSILETQYGEGDVVKSKEIADNFITQGVVGLFGANEGSSTGVGNAIQEAGDAVLGVGFDQSDALRELIKNGYLIATMAQNPGVMGYEGVKAAVAVLEGKTVSKDPVDTGVTVLSKDKL
- a CDS encoding sugar ABC transporter ATP-binding protein, producing the protein MKLLAELEHIDKSFFGVKVLDDVSFGVNAGEVVALLGENGAGKSTLVKILSGVYTRDAGTMKIYGRSVGNITPREAKNMGIAIIHQELNLCSHLTVAENIFLGRETVKKGVLAKRQMSAAAAAVLKRLNIDMDSDTIVGDLTVSKQQLVEIAKALSANARILIMDEPTSALTAKEIDDLFSIIHSLKREGHCGIVYISHRLDELKRVADRVAIMRDGRFIISKKFSEITMDEIISNMVGREIKEKFPCVERLRGRKIFEVKNLSAGKAVKNVSLELYEGEIVGIAGLMGAGRTELTRAIFGIDPRDGGEIFLDGEKVAINRPSDAISAGIVLAPEDRKKDGLCVRLSVRENVVLPNLDSLCGGGGVVSRVREMKMVDETVKNLAIKLSSPEVNAGSLSGGNQQKVVVGKWLARNSRVVIFDEPTRGIDVAAKVEIYNLMNELKKEGIGVMFVSSEMPEIMGFADRVLVMCEGRVTGEFTGDEVTQNKILECATRFEEKKEEKKLGAHIAVEGEEAV